One part of the Neoarius graeffei isolate fNeoGra1 chromosome 2, fNeoGra1.pri, whole genome shotgun sequence genome encodes these proteins:
- the LOC132875616 gene encoding protocadherin gamma-A11-like, with protein MCGLCSLDARIRDSTARVSTWLTMLLLGFAFVMAVAHGQVRYSIPEEMNKGSVVGNIVQDLGLDVKRLKSGRARIFTEDSREYIGLNVDKGSLIVRERIDREELCAKVSPCSVHFQIILDNPMELHRVDVEILDINDHAPAFGRKEINIEIAESAATGSRFSLDSAHDPDVGLNTLQRYTLNPTDHFTLKELSRNDGSKYVAMVLKTPLDREEQEEHNLILTAFDGGTPQKSGTVKITVTVLDVNDNSPVFSQPIYRVSLSENIPKGSLVVTVSATDKDKGSNGEVTYSFSQSSGKEDIELFNINSDTGEINVKGVIDFEKSKQYELNVDAMDKSGLTDASKVLIDIIDVNDNSPVISVISFFSPIPEDSAPETVIAILNIKDLDSGKNGQIKCSVNSDLPFRIKATSSNFYSLITDRILDREMFSEYNITITATDEGSPPLSTNQTLRLKISDVNDNAPVFQRHSYTAYVMENNSPGVSVFAVTATDRDSGNNARISYFLEDLSVNGVSASSYVSVNAESGEILAVRAFDFEQTKEFNIRVKAQDGGNPPLSSNASVKIIIQDQNDNAPQILYPVQTGGSVVAEMVPRSADVGYLVTKVVAVDVDSGQNAWLSYKLHKATDRALFEVGLQNGEIRTVRQVTDKDAVKQKLTVVVEDNGQPSRSATVNVNVAVADTFPEVLSEFTDFTHDKEYNDNLTFYLVLALAVVSFLFIVSIITILSVKCYRWRSERMFYKSGANLPVIPYYPPLYADVGGTGTLQHMYNYEGYRTTDSRRSDVKYARPPTESIISLDSSGAQTLAHAQRHKVGEPSDQVRAK; from the coding sequence ATGTGTGGTCTTTGTTCCCTCGATGCCCGGATAAGAGACTCTACTGCCCGCGTttcgacatggctgacgatgctTCTGCTTGGATTTGCTTTTGTCATGGCCGTTGCGCACGGGCAGGTCCGTTATTCTATTCCCGAGGAGATGAACAAGGGATCAGTGGTGGGAAATATCGTTCAGGATCTCGGTCTGGATGTAAAGAGACTGAAATCTGGCCGAGCGCGGATCTTTACAGAGGACAGTCGTGAGTACATCGGTCTGAATGTGGATAAAGGCTCTCTGATAGTGAGAGAGAGGATAGATAGAGAGGAGCTGTGCGCTAAAGTCTCTCCATGCTCCGTACATTTTCAGATTATTCTAGATAATCCAATGGAGCTGCATCGAGTTGATGTTGAAATATTAGATATCAATGATCATGCCCCTGCTTTCGGCAGAAAAGAAATCAATATTGAAATAGCGGAATCTGCTGCCACTGGTTCACGGTTTTCTTTAGACAGTGCGCATGATCCTGATGTCGGGCTGAATACACTGCAGAGATACACCCTTAATCCCACTGACCATTTCACTCTGAAAGAATTATCACGAAACGATGGCAGTAAATatgttgcaatggttttaaaaacacCTTTAGACAGAGAGGAACAAGAGGAGCATAATTTAATTTTGACAGCATTTGATGGTGGAACTCCTCAGAAATCTGGAACAGTTAAGATAACTGTCACTGTTCTTGATGTAAACGATAATTCTCCTGTGTTCAGTCAGCCAATATACCGAGTGTCTTTATCAGAAAATATTCCGAAAGGTAGTTTAGTAGTGACAGTCAGTGCTACAGACAAGGACAAAGGATCTAATGGAGAGGTTACCTATTCATTTTCACAAAGCTCCGGGAAAGAAGACATAGAATTATTTAATATTAATTCAGACACTGGGGAAATAAATGTAAAAGGTGTCATAGATTTTGAAAAATCCAAACAGTATGAATTAAACGTGGACGCGATGGATAAAAGCGGACTAACCGATGCCAGTAAAGTGCTGATTGATATTATTGATGTTAATGATAATTCCCCAGTTATCAGTGTTATCTCATTTTTCAGTCCGATTCCTGAAGATTCCGCCCCGGAGACTGTTATTGCAATCCTAAATATTAAAGACTTGGACTCCGGGAAAAACGGACAGATTAAATGCTCAGTGAATTCAGATCTGCCGTTTCGCATCAAAGCGACATCCTCTAATTTCTATAGTTTAATCACTGACCGTATTTTAGACCGTGAAATGTTTTCTGAATACAATATAACCATCACAGCTACAGATGAAGGATCTCCACCTTTATCTACAAATCAAACCCTGAGGCTTAAAATATCGGATGTAAATGACAACGCCCCTGTTTTCCAGCGTCACTCATACACCGCTTATGTGATGGAAAATAATTCACCTGGAGTGTCTGTATTTGCAGTGACAGCAACTGACAGAGACTCTGGGAATAATGCGCGCATTTCCTATTTTTTGGAAGATCTTTCTGTGAACGGAGTTTCTGCTTCGTCTTATGTTTCAGTGAACGCAGAGAGCGGAGAGATTCTTGCTGTTCGAGCTTTTGATTTCGAGCAAACAAAAGAGTTCAATATTCGCGTCAAAGCGCAGGACGGAGGCAACCCGCCTCTCAGTAGCAACGCGAGTGTGAAGATTATTATTCAGGACCAGAACGACAACGCGCCTCAGATTCTGTATCCGGTCCAAACTGGTGGCTCTGTGGTGGCTGAGATGGTGCCTCGTTCAGCAGATGTGGGCTATCTTGTCACTAAAGTGGTGGCTGtggatgtggactctggacagaATGCCTGGCTCTCATATAAACTGCACAAAGCGACAGACAGGGCGCTGTTTGAAGTGGGCTTACAGAATGGAGAAATAAGAACCGTGCGCCAAGTCACTGATAAAGATGCTGTGAAACAGAAACTCACTGTTGTAGTGGAGGACAACGGACAGCCCTCTCGTTCAGCTACAGTCAATGTGAACGTGGCGGTGGCGGACACTTTCCCTGAAGTGCTCTCCGAGTTCACTGACTTTACGCACGACAAGGAATACAACGACAACCTTACATTTTATCTAGTGCTGGCCTTGGCTGTGGTTTCATTCCTCTTTATCGTCTCCATCATAACTATACTGTCAGTGAAATGCTACAGATGGAGAAGTGAGCGGATGTTTTATAAATCCGGTGCCAATCTGCCAGTTATTCCGTATTATCCACCCCTTTACGCAGACGTCGGAGGAACAGGAACTTTACAGCACATGTACAATTATGAAGGTTACAGAACCACTGACTCTAGAAGGAGTGATGTGAAATACGCCAGACCTCCTACTGAGAGCATCATTAGTCTGGACAGCAGCGGAGCACAGACACTTGCGCATGCGCAAAGGCACAAAGTTGGTGAGCCCTCTGATCAGGTGAGAGCTAAATAG